From a single Leopardus geoffroyi isolate Oge1 chromosome E1, O.geoffroyi_Oge1_pat1.0, whole genome shotgun sequence genomic region:
- the TMEM88 gene encoding transmembrane protein 88, whose product MADVPGAQRAAPGGGPEPRDPLDCWACAVLVTAQNLLVAAFNLLLLALVLGTILLPAVTMLGFGFLCHSQFLRSQAPPCTAHLRDPGFTALLVTGFLLLVPLLVLALASYRRLCLRLRLADCLVPYSRALYRRRRAPQPRPTRASPGSQAGSTSGKVWV is encoded by the exons ATGGCGGATGTCCCCGGGGCGCAGCGAGCGGCTCCGGGCGGCGGCCCGGAGCCCCGGGACCCCCTGGACTGCTGGGCCTGCGCCGTGCTGGTCACGGCCCAGAATCTGCTGGTAGCGGCCTTCAACCTCCTCCTGCTGGCGCTCGTGCTGGGGACCATCCTGCTGCCCGCTGTCACCATGCTGGGCTTCGGCTTCCTCTGCCACTCCCAG TTCCTGCGCTCCCAGGCGCCGCCTTGCACGGCGCACCTGCGGGACCCGGGCTTCACGGCCCTGCTGGTCACCGGATTCCTGCTCCTCGTGCCGCTGCTCGTGCTCGCCCTGGCCAGCTACCGCCGCCTTTGCCTGCGCCTCCGCCTGGCCGACTGCCTCGTGCCCTACAGCCGAGCCCTTTACCGGCGCCGGCGCGCCCCGCAGCCGCGGCCAACCCGGGCCTCACCAGGGTCCCAGGCCGGCTCCACATCAGGGAAGGTCTGGGTTTGA
- the LOC123602983 gene encoding cytochrome b5 domain-containing protein 1 yields the protein MVAYSARAMPRRGLVAGPDFEFFLRRYFTPAEVAQHNRPEDLWVSYLGSVYDLTPLAQEYKGDLLLKPIIEVAGQDISHWFDPKTRDIRKHIDPLTGTLRYRTPWGRFLHVPPQLPRSDWANDFGKPWWQGSRYEVGRLSAKTRNIRIINTLTSQEHVLEVGALESMWEILHRYLPYNAHAASYTWKYEGKNLNMEYTLEQNGIRDEDEEFDYLSMDSAPYTPAILLYFNDDLTEL from the exons ATGGTGGCCTATAGTGCAAGAGCCATGCCGCGCCGAGGCCTAGTGGCCGGGCCAGACTTTGAGTTTTTCCTGCGTCGGTATTTCACGCCGGCCGAGGTGGCCCAACACAACCGGCCGGAAGACCTTTGGGTATCTTACCTGGGATCCGTGTACGACCTGACACCGTTGGCTCAGGAGTATAAGG GAGACCTGCTGCTAAAACCCATCATAGAAGTCGCAGGCCAGGACATCAGCCACTGGTTCGATCCGAAGACCAGAGAC ATCCGCAAGCACATAGACCCGCTGACCGGCACCCTGAGATACCGCACCCCCTGGGGCCGCTTTCTGCACGTCCCGCCGCAGCTGCCCCGTTCCGACTGGGCCAATGATTTCGGGAAGCCCTGGTGGCAGGGGTCGCGTTATGAGGTGGGGCGGCTGTCCGCCAAGACCCGGAACATCCGCATCATTAACACGCTCACATCGCAGGAGCACGTGCTGGAG GTGGGGGCCCTGGAGTCGATGTGGGAAATCCTACACCGCTATCTCCCCTATAACGCACATGCTGCCAGCTATACGTGGAAATACGAAGGGAAGAACCTGAACATGGAGTATACCCTGGAACAGAACGGGATCCGGGATGAGGACGAAGAATTTGACTATCTCAGTATGGACAGCGCACCTTATACACCCGCGATACTGCTGTACTTCAACGATGACCTCACAGAACTCTAG
- the NAA38 gene encoding N-alpha-acetyltransferase 38, NatC auxiliary subunit, whose product MAGAGPTMLLREENGCCSRRQSSSSAGDSDGEREDSPAARARQQLEALLNKTMRIRMTDGRTLVGCFLCTDRDCNVILGSAQEFLKPSDSFSAGEPRVLGLAMVPGHHIVSIEVQRESLAGPPYL is encoded by the exons ATGGCCGGAGCCGGACCAACCATGCTGCTACGCGAGGAGAACGGTTGTTGCAGCCGGCGTCAAAGCAGCTCCAGCGCCGGG GACTCAGACGGGGAGCGCGAGGACTCGCCGGCTGCGCGGGCCCGGCAGCAGCTGGAGGCGCTGCTCAACAAGACTATGCGCATTCGCATGACAGATGGACGGACCCTGGTCGGCTGCTTCTTGTGCACCGACCGCGACTGCAATGTCATCCTGGGCTCGGCGCAGGAGTTCCTCAAACCGTCGG ATTCCTTCTCTGCGGGAGAACCCCGTGTGCTGGGCCTGGCCATGGTACCCGGCCACCACATCGTTTCTAttgaggtgcaaagagagagccTGGCAGGGCCTCCCTATCTCTGA